Proteins from a genomic interval of Gadus morhua chromosome 21, gadMor3.0, whole genome shotgun sequence:
- the sgk1 gene encoding serine/threonine-protein kinase Sgk1 isoform X2, whose protein sequence is MLAVLPRSWLESSPVPAAIGQIRAKMATSSDLKAFMKQRRMGLNDFIQRIATNSYACKHPEVQSILNMNPPQDAAELMNANPSPPPSPSQQINLGPSSNPTAKPSDFHFLKVIGKGSFGKVLLARHRSDDQFYAVKVLQKKAILKKKEEKHIMSERNVLLKNVKHPFLVGLHYSFQTADKLYFVLDYINGGELFYHLQRERCFLEPRARFYAAEIASALGYLHSLNIVYRDLKPENILLDQQGHIILTDFGLCKENIELNGTTSTFCGTPEYLAPEVLHKQPYDRTVDWWCLGAVIYEMLYGLPPFYSRNTAEMYDNILNKPLQLKPNISNAARHLLEGLLQKDRTKRLGCTDDFTEIKNHMFFSPINWEELNAKKLTPPFNPNVTGPNDLRHFDPEFTDEPVPNSIGCSPDSALVTASIKDAAEAFLGFSYAPSMDSYL, encoded by the exons ATGTTGGCGGTTCTTCCTCGTTCTTGGCTAGAGTCCTCACCAGTCCCTGCAGCGATCGGGCAAATACGCGCTAAGATGGCAACTTCTTCAGACCTCAAAG ctTTTATGAAACAGAGGAGAATGGGTCTGAACGACTTCATACAAAGGATTGCAACAAATTCCTACGCCTGCAAGCA tCCTGAGGTTCAGTCCATCCTGAACATGAATCCACCTCAGGACGCCGCTGAACTCATGAACGCCAACCCCTCCCCTCCG cccaGCCCGTCCCAGCAGATCAACCTGGGCCCGTCCTCTAACCCCACCGCCAAGCCCAGCGACTTCCACTTCCTCAAGGTGATCGGCAAGGGCAGCTTCGGCAAGGTGCTGCTGGCGCGCCACCGCTCGGACGACCAGTTCTACGCGGTCAAAGTGCTGCAGAAGAAGGCCATCCTCAAGAAGAAGGAG gagAAACACATCATGTCAGAGAGGAATGTGCTCCTGAAGAACGTAAAGCACCCGTTCCTCGTGGGCCTGCACTACTCCTTCCAGACGGCGGACAAACTCTACTTTGTCCTTGACTACATCAATGGGGGAGAG CTCTTCTACCACCTGCAGAGGGAGCGATGCTTCCTGGAGCCTCGGGCGCGCTTCTACGCCGCCGAGATCGCCAGCGCCCTGGGCTACCTCCACTCCCTCAACATCGTGTACCGGGACCTGAAGCCCGAGAACATCCTGCTCGACCAGCAGGGCCACATCATCCTCACCGACTTCGGCCTGTGCAAGGAGAACATCGAGCTCAACGGAACCACGTCCACCTTCTGCGGTACACCCGAG TATCTGGCTCCCGAGGTGCTGCACAAGCAGCCGTACGACCGGACGGTAGATTGGTGGTGCTTGGGAGCTGTGATCTACGAGATGCTCTACGGCCTT CCTCCGTTCTACAGCCGCAACACAGCGGAGATGTACGACAACATCCTCAACAAACCGCTGCAGCTGAAGCCCAACATCTCCAACGCGGCCCGGCACCTTCTGGAAGGTCTTCTCCAGAAGGACCGCACCAAGAGACTGGGCTGCACAGACGacttt ACTGAGATCAAGAACCACATGTTCTTCTCCCCCATCAACTGGGAAGAACTGAACGCAAAGAAGCTCACCCCTCCCTTCAACCCCAACGTG ACGGGCCCTAATGACCTGCGGCACTTTGACCCAGAGTTCACGGACGAGCCTGTGCCCAACTCCATCGGCTGTTCCCCTGACAGCGCCCTGGTCACGGCCAGCATCAAGGACGCCGCCGAGGCCTTCCTGGGCTTCTCCTACGCCCCGTCCATGGACTCCTACCTATAG
- the sgk1 gene encoding serine/threonine-protein kinase Sgk1 isoform X4: protein MTIQTDIDTSALTDSKSRRMVALLTAFMKQRRMGLNDFIQRIATNSYACKHPEVQSILNMNPPQDAAELMNANPSPPPSPSQQINLGPSSNPTAKPSDFHFLKVIGKGSFGKVLLARHRSDDQFYAVKVLQKKAILKKKEEKHIMSERNVLLKNVKHPFLVGLHYSFQTADKLYFVLDYINGGELFYHLQRERCFLEPRARFYAAEIASALGYLHSLNIVYRDLKPENILLDQQGHIILTDFGLCKENIELNGTTSTFCGTPEYLAPEVLHKQPYDRTVDWWCLGAVIYEMLYGLPPFYSRNTAEMYDNILNKPLQLKPNISNAARHLLEGLLQKDRTKRLGCTDDFTEIKNHMFFSPINWEELNAKKLTPPFNPNVTGPNDLRHFDPEFTDEPVPNSIGCSPDSALVTASIKDAAEAFLGFSYAPSMDSYL from the exons ATGACGATAcaaacagacatagacacatCAGCTCTGACCGACTCGAAATCGCGAAGGATGGTAGCATTGCTAACTG ctTTTATGAAACAGAGGAGAATGGGTCTGAACGACTTCATACAAAGGATTGCAACAAATTCCTACGCCTGCAAGCA tCCTGAGGTTCAGTCCATCCTGAACATGAATCCACCTCAGGACGCCGCTGAACTCATGAACGCCAACCCCTCCCCTCCG cccaGCCCGTCCCAGCAGATCAACCTGGGCCCGTCCTCTAACCCCACCGCCAAGCCCAGCGACTTCCACTTCCTCAAGGTGATCGGCAAGGGCAGCTTCGGCAAGGTGCTGCTGGCGCGCCACCGCTCGGACGACCAGTTCTACGCGGTCAAAGTGCTGCAGAAGAAGGCCATCCTCAAGAAGAAGGAG gagAAACACATCATGTCAGAGAGGAATGTGCTCCTGAAGAACGTAAAGCACCCGTTCCTCGTGGGCCTGCACTACTCCTTCCAGACGGCGGACAAACTCTACTTTGTCCTTGACTACATCAATGGGGGAGAG CTCTTCTACCACCTGCAGAGGGAGCGATGCTTCCTGGAGCCTCGGGCGCGCTTCTACGCCGCCGAGATCGCCAGCGCCCTGGGCTACCTCCACTCCCTCAACATCGTGTACCGGGACCTGAAGCCCGAGAACATCCTGCTCGACCAGCAGGGCCACATCATCCTCACCGACTTCGGCCTGTGCAAGGAGAACATCGAGCTCAACGGAACCACGTCCACCTTCTGCGGTACACCCGAG TATCTGGCTCCCGAGGTGCTGCACAAGCAGCCGTACGACCGGACGGTAGATTGGTGGTGCTTGGGAGCTGTGATCTACGAGATGCTCTACGGCCTT CCTCCGTTCTACAGCCGCAACACAGCGGAGATGTACGACAACATCCTCAACAAACCGCTGCAGCTGAAGCCCAACATCTCCAACGCGGCCCGGCACCTTCTGGAAGGTCTTCTCCAGAAGGACCGCACCAAGAGACTGGGCTGCACAGACGacttt ACTGAGATCAAGAACCACATGTTCTTCTCCCCCATCAACTGGGAAGAACTGAACGCAAAGAAGCTCACCCCTCCCTTCAACCCCAACGTG ACGGGCCCTAATGACCTGCGGCACTTTGACCCAGAGTTCACGGACGAGCCTGTGCCCAACTCCATCGGCTGTTCCCCTGACAGCGCCCTGGTCACGGCCAGCATCAAGGACGCCGCCGAGGCCTTCCTGGGCTTCTCCTACGCCCCGTCCATGGACTCCTACCTATAG
- the sgk1 gene encoding serine/threonine-protein kinase Sgk1 isoform X3, with the protein MGGWGHRSRGGWLSSIKDTVNMGIFWTLSFMKQRRMGLNDFIQRIATNSYACKHPEVQSILNMNPPQDAAELMNANPSPPPSPSQQINLGPSSNPTAKPSDFHFLKVIGKGSFGKVLLARHRSDDQFYAVKVLQKKAILKKKEEKHIMSERNVLLKNVKHPFLVGLHYSFQTADKLYFVLDYINGGELFYHLQRERCFLEPRARFYAAEIASALGYLHSLNIVYRDLKPENILLDQQGHIILTDFGLCKENIELNGTTSTFCGTPEYLAPEVLHKQPYDRTVDWWCLGAVIYEMLYGLPPFYSRNTAEMYDNILNKPLQLKPNISNAARHLLEGLLQKDRTKRLGCTDDFTEIKNHMFFSPINWEELNAKKLTPPFNPNVTGPNDLRHFDPEFTDEPVPNSIGCSPDSALVTASIKDAAEAFLGFSYAPSMDSYL; encoded by the exons ATGGGTGGCTGGGGACACAGGAGCAGGGGCGGATGGCTGTCCTCCATCAAAGACACTGTGAATATGGGAATATTCTGGActttgt ctTTTATGAAACAGAGGAGAATGGGTCTGAACGACTTCATACAAAGGATTGCAACAAATTCCTACGCCTGCAAGCA tCCTGAGGTTCAGTCCATCCTGAACATGAATCCACCTCAGGACGCCGCTGAACTCATGAACGCCAACCCCTCCCCTCCG cccaGCCCGTCCCAGCAGATCAACCTGGGCCCGTCCTCTAACCCCACCGCCAAGCCCAGCGACTTCCACTTCCTCAAGGTGATCGGCAAGGGCAGCTTCGGCAAGGTGCTGCTGGCGCGCCACCGCTCGGACGACCAGTTCTACGCGGTCAAAGTGCTGCAGAAGAAGGCCATCCTCAAGAAGAAGGAG gagAAACACATCATGTCAGAGAGGAATGTGCTCCTGAAGAACGTAAAGCACCCGTTCCTCGTGGGCCTGCACTACTCCTTCCAGACGGCGGACAAACTCTACTTTGTCCTTGACTACATCAATGGGGGAGAG CTCTTCTACCACCTGCAGAGGGAGCGATGCTTCCTGGAGCCTCGGGCGCGCTTCTACGCCGCCGAGATCGCCAGCGCCCTGGGCTACCTCCACTCCCTCAACATCGTGTACCGGGACCTGAAGCCCGAGAACATCCTGCTCGACCAGCAGGGCCACATCATCCTCACCGACTTCGGCCTGTGCAAGGAGAACATCGAGCTCAACGGAACCACGTCCACCTTCTGCGGTACACCCGAG TATCTGGCTCCCGAGGTGCTGCACAAGCAGCCGTACGACCGGACGGTAGATTGGTGGTGCTTGGGAGCTGTGATCTACGAGATGCTCTACGGCCTT CCTCCGTTCTACAGCCGCAACACAGCGGAGATGTACGACAACATCCTCAACAAACCGCTGCAGCTGAAGCCCAACATCTCCAACGCGGCCCGGCACCTTCTGGAAGGTCTTCTCCAGAAGGACCGCACCAAGAGACTGGGCTGCACAGACGacttt ACTGAGATCAAGAACCACATGTTCTTCTCCCCCATCAACTGGGAAGAACTGAACGCAAAGAAGCTCACCCCTCCCTTCAACCCCAACGTG ACGGGCCCTAATGACCTGCGGCACTTTGACCCAGAGTTCACGGACGAGCCTGTGCCCAACTCCATCGGCTGTTCCCCTGACAGCGCCCTGGTCACGGCCAGCATCAAGGACGCCGCCGAGGCCTTCCTGGGCTTCTCCTACGCCCCGTCCATGGACTCCTACCTATAG
- the sgk1 gene encoding serine/threonine-protein kinase Sgk1 isoform X5, which produces MTTDSDAAVLPSTLAAFMKQRRMGLNDFIQRIATNSYACKHPEVQSILNMNPPQDAAELMNANPSPPPSPSQQINLGPSSNPTAKPSDFHFLKVIGKGSFGKVLLARHRSDDQFYAVKVLQKKAILKKKEEKHIMSERNVLLKNVKHPFLVGLHYSFQTADKLYFVLDYINGGELFYHLQRERCFLEPRARFYAAEIASALGYLHSLNIVYRDLKPENILLDQQGHIILTDFGLCKENIELNGTTSTFCGTPEYLAPEVLHKQPYDRTVDWWCLGAVIYEMLYGLPPFYSRNTAEMYDNILNKPLQLKPNISNAARHLLEGLLQKDRTKRLGCTDDFTEIKNHMFFSPINWEELNAKKLTPPFNPNVTGPNDLRHFDPEFTDEPVPNSIGCSPDSALVTASIKDAAEAFLGFSYAPSMDSYL; this is translated from the exons ATGACGACTGACTCAGACGCCGCGGTGTTGCCCAGCACTCTGGCAG ctTTTATGAAACAGAGGAGAATGGGTCTGAACGACTTCATACAAAGGATTGCAACAAATTCCTACGCCTGCAAGCA tCCTGAGGTTCAGTCCATCCTGAACATGAATCCACCTCAGGACGCCGCTGAACTCATGAACGCCAACCCCTCCCCTCCG cccaGCCCGTCCCAGCAGATCAACCTGGGCCCGTCCTCTAACCCCACCGCCAAGCCCAGCGACTTCCACTTCCTCAAGGTGATCGGCAAGGGCAGCTTCGGCAAGGTGCTGCTGGCGCGCCACCGCTCGGACGACCAGTTCTACGCGGTCAAAGTGCTGCAGAAGAAGGCCATCCTCAAGAAGAAGGAG gagAAACACATCATGTCAGAGAGGAATGTGCTCCTGAAGAACGTAAAGCACCCGTTCCTCGTGGGCCTGCACTACTCCTTCCAGACGGCGGACAAACTCTACTTTGTCCTTGACTACATCAATGGGGGAGAG CTCTTCTACCACCTGCAGAGGGAGCGATGCTTCCTGGAGCCTCGGGCGCGCTTCTACGCCGCCGAGATCGCCAGCGCCCTGGGCTACCTCCACTCCCTCAACATCGTGTACCGGGACCTGAAGCCCGAGAACATCCTGCTCGACCAGCAGGGCCACATCATCCTCACCGACTTCGGCCTGTGCAAGGAGAACATCGAGCTCAACGGAACCACGTCCACCTTCTGCGGTACACCCGAG TATCTGGCTCCCGAGGTGCTGCACAAGCAGCCGTACGACCGGACGGTAGATTGGTGGTGCTTGGGAGCTGTGATCTACGAGATGCTCTACGGCCTT CCTCCGTTCTACAGCCGCAACACAGCGGAGATGTACGACAACATCCTCAACAAACCGCTGCAGCTGAAGCCCAACATCTCCAACGCGGCCCGGCACCTTCTGGAAGGTCTTCTCCAGAAGGACCGCACCAAGAGACTGGGCTGCACAGACGacttt ACTGAGATCAAGAACCACATGTTCTTCTCCCCCATCAACTGGGAAGAACTGAACGCAAAGAAGCTCACCCCTCCCTTCAACCCCAACGTG ACGGGCCCTAATGACCTGCGGCACTTTGACCCAGAGTTCACGGACGAGCCTGTGCCCAACTCCATCGGCTGTTCCCCTGACAGCGCCCTGGTCACGGCCAGCATCAAGGACGCCGCCGAGGCCTTCCTGGGCTTCTCCTACGCCCCGTCCATGGACTCCTACCTATAG
- the sgk1 gene encoding serine/threonine-protein kinase Sgk1 isoform X6, with the protein MKDKTTALTSFMKQRRMGLNDFIQRIATNSYACKHPEVQSILNMNPPQDAAELMNANPSPPPSPSQQINLGPSSNPTAKPSDFHFLKVIGKGSFGKVLLARHRSDDQFYAVKVLQKKAILKKKEEKHIMSERNVLLKNVKHPFLVGLHYSFQTADKLYFVLDYINGGELFYHLQRERCFLEPRARFYAAEIASALGYLHSLNIVYRDLKPENILLDQQGHIILTDFGLCKENIELNGTTSTFCGTPEYLAPEVLHKQPYDRTVDWWCLGAVIYEMLYGLPPFYSRNTAEMYDNILNKPLQLKPNISNAARHLLEGLLQKDRTKRLGCTDDFTEIKNHMFFSPINWEELNAKKLTPPFNPNVTGPNDLRHFDPEFTDEPVPNSIGCSPDSALVTASIKDAAEAFLGFSYAPSMDSYL; encoded by the exons ATGAAAGACAAAACGACCGCTCTGACTT ctTTTATGAAACAGAGGAGAATGGGTCTGAACGACTTCATACAAAGGATTGCAACAAATTCCTACGCCTGCAAGCA tCCTGAGGTTCAGTCCATCCTGAACATGAATCCACCTCAGGACGCCGCTGAACTCATGAACGCCAACCCCTCCCCTCCG cccaGCCCGTCCCAGCAGATCAACCTGGGCCCGTCCTCTAACCCCACCGCCAAGCCCAGCGACTTCCACTTCCTCAAGGTGATCGGCAAGGGCAGCTTCGGCAAGGTGCTGCTGGCGCGCCACCGCTCGGACGACCAGTTCTACGCGGTCAAAGTGCTGCAGAAGAAGGCCATCCTCAAGAAGAAGGAG gagAAACACATCATGTCAGAGAGGAATGTGCTCCTGAAGAACGTAAAGCACCCGTTCCTCGTGGGCCTGCACTACTCCTTCCAGACGGCGGACAAACTCTACTTTGTCCTTGACTACATCAATGGGGGAGAG CTCTTCTACCACCTGCAGAGGGAGCGATGCTTCCTGGAGCCTCGGGCGCGCTTCTACGCCGCCGAGATCGCCAGCGCCCTGGGCTACCTCCACTCCCTCAACATCGTGTACCGGGACCTGAAGCCCGAGAACATCCTGCTCGACCAGCAGGGCCACATCATCCTCACCGACTTCGGCCTGTGCAAGGAGAACATCGAGCTCAACGGAACCACGTCCACCTTCTGCGGTACACCCGAG TATCTGGCTCCCGAGGTGCTGCACAAGCAGCCGTACGACCGGACGGTAGATTGGTGGTGCTTGGGAGCTGTGATCTACGAGATGCTCTACGGCCTT CCTCCGTTCTACAGCCGCAACACAGCGGAGATGTACGACAACATCCTCAACAAACCGCTGCAGCTGAAGCCCAACATCTCCAACGCGGCCCGGCACCTTCTGGAAGGTCTTCTCCAGAAGGACCGCACCAAGAGACTGGGCTGCACAGACGacttt ACTGAGATCAAGAACCACATGTTCTTCTCCCCCATCAACTGGGAAGAACTGAACGCAAAGAAGCTCACCCCTCCCTTCAACCCCAACGTG ACGGGCCCTAATGACCTGCGGCACTTTGACCCAGAGTTCACGGACGAGCCTGTGCCCAACTCCATCGGCTGTTCCCCTGACAGCGCCCTGGTCACGGCCAGCATCAAGGACGCCGCCGAGGCCTTCCTGGGCTTCTCCTACGCCCCGTCCATGGACTCCTACCTATAG
- the sgk1 gene encoding serine/threonine-protein kinase Sgk1 isoform X7, translated as MATSSDLKAFMKQRRMGLNDFIQRIATNSYACKHPEVQSILNMNPPQDAAELMNANPSPPPSPSQQINLGPSSNPTAKPSDFHFLKVIGKGSFGKVLLARHRSDDQFYAVKVLQKKAILKKKEEKHIMSERNVLLKNVKHPFLVGLHYSFQTADKLYFVLDYINGGELFYHLQRERCFLEPRARFYAAEIASALGYLHSLNIVYRDLKPENILLDQQGHIILTDFGLCKENIELNGTTSTFCGTPEYLAPEVLHKQPYDRTVDWWCLGAVIYEMLYGLPPFYSRNTAEMYDNILNKPLQLKPNISNAARHLLEGLLQKDRTKRLGCTDDFTEIKNHMFFSPINWEELNAKKLTPPFNPNVTGPNDLRHFDPEFTDEPVPNSIGCSPDSALVTASIKDAAEAFLGFSYAPSMDSYL; from the exons ATGGCAACTTCTTCAGACCTCAAAG ctTTTATGAAACAGAGGAGAATGGGTCTGAACGACTTCATACAAAGGATTGCAACAAATTCCTACGCCTGCAAGCA tCCTGAGGTTCAGTCCATCCTGAACATGAATCCACCTCAGGACGCCGCTGAACTCATGAACGCCAACCCCTCCCCTCCG cccaGCCCGTCCCAGCAGATCAACCTGGGCCCGTCCTCTAACCCCACCGCCAAGCCCAGCGACTTCCACTTCCTCAAGGTGATCGGCAAGGGCAGCTTCGGCAAGGTGCTGCTGGCGCGCCACCGCTCGGACGACCAGTTCTACGCGGTCAAAGTGCTGCAGAAGAAGGCCATCCTCAAGAAGAAGGAG gagAAACACATCATGTCAGAGAGGAATGTGCTCCTGAAGAACGTAAAGCACCCGTTCCTCGTGGGCCTGCACTACTCCTTCCAGACGGCGGACAAACTCTACTTTGTCCTTGACTACATCAATGGGGGAGAG CTCTTCTACCACCTGCAGAGGGAGCGATGCTTCCTGGAGCCTCGGGCGCGCTTCTACGCCGCCGAGATCGCCAGCGCCCTGGGCTACCTCCACTCCCTCAACATCGTGTACCGGGACCTGAAGCCCGAGAACATCCTGCTCGACCAGCAGGGCCACATCATCCTCACCGACTTCGGCCTGTGCAAGGAGAACATCGAGCTCAACGGAACCACGTCCACCTTCTGCGGTACACCCGAG TATCTGGCTCCCGAGGTGCTGCACAAGCAGCCGTACGACCGGACGGTAGATTGGTGGTGCTTGGGAGCTGTGATCTACGAGATGCTCTACGGCCTT CCTCCGTTCTACAGCCGCAACACAGCGGAGATGTACGACAACATCCTCAACAAACCGCTGCAGCTGAAGCCCAACATCTCCAACGCGGCCCGGCACCTTCTGGAAGGTCTTCTCCAGAAGGACCGCACCAAGAGACTGGGCTGCACAGACGacttt ACTGAGATCAAGAACCACATGTTCTTCTCCCCCATCAACTGGGAAGAACTGAACGCAAAGAAGCTCACCCCTCCCTTCAACCCCAACGTG ACGGGCCCTAATGACCTGCGGCACTTTGACCCAGAGTTCACGGACGAGCCTGTGCCCAACTCCATCGGCTGTTCCCCTGACAGCGCCCTGGTCACGGCCAGCATCAAGGACGCCGCCGAGGCCTTCCTGGGCTTCTCCTACGCCCCGTCCATGGACTCCTACCTATAG